In Streptomyces liangshanensis, the DNA window GCAAGATCTTCAAGCTGATCGACGCGCTGGAGGAGAGCGACGACGTGCAGAACGTCTTCGCCAACTTCGACGTCTCGGACGAAGTGATGGAGAAGGTGGACGCCTGAGCGCCCGCCGCTGACACGGCTTCACCTGACGGACCGACGGGGCGACGCTCCGTCGGTCCGTCTCGTTGTCGGTGGTGACCGATACTGTGCTGACCAGCGAGGTCGAACGCGGACAACGGGTATGCGGGCACGGAGAGCGGGAGGGGGCGCGATGCGGGTGCTGGGGGTCGACCCGGGGCTGACCCGGTGCGGTATCGGCGTGGTCGAGGGCGTCGCGGGCCGTCCGCTGACGATGCTCGGTGTCGGGGTCGTGCGGACCCCGGCGGACGCCGAGATCGGGATGCGGCTGGTCGCCATCGAGCAGGGCATCGAAGCCTGGCTCGACGAGCACAAGCCCGAACTGGTCGCGGTGGAGCGGGTGTTCGCCCAGCACAACGTCCGCACGGTCATGGGTACGGCCCAGGCCAGCGCGGTCGCCATGCTCTGCGCCTCACGGCGCGGCATCCCCGTGGCGCTGCACACCCCCAGCGAGGTCAAGGCCGCCGTCACCGGCAGCGGCCGCGCCGACAAGGCCCAGGTCGGCGCGATGGTCACCCGGCTGCTGCGGCTGGCCGCCCCGCCCAAGCCGGCCGACGCGGCCGACGCCCTCGCGCTCGCCATCTGCCACATCTGGCGGGCCCCCGCCCTGAACCGCCTCCAGCAGGCCCACGCCGCGGCCCGCCCCTCCCGCATCCCCGCCACCGCACCCGTACGGAAGGTCCCCCGATGATCGCCTTCGTGAGCGGCCCGGTCGCCGCGCTCGCCCCGACCACCGCCGTCATCGAGGTCGGCGGCATCGGCATGGCCGTCCAGTGCACCCCCGGCACCCTCGCCAGGCTCCGGATCGGCGAGGACGCCAAGCTCGCCACGTCCCTGGTCGTCCGCGAGGACTCGCTCACGCTGTACGGCTTCGCGGACGACGACGAGCGCCAGGTGTTCGAGCTGCTCCAGACCGCCAGCGGCGTGGGCCCGCGCCTCGCCCAGGCCATGCTCGCCGTCCACAGCCCGGACACCCTGCGGATCGCGGTGGCCAACGGCGACGAGAAGACCCTGACGGCCGTCCCCGGCATCGGCAAGCGCGGCGCCCAGAAGCTGCTGCTGGAGCTCAAGGACCGGCTCGGCGCACCCGTCGGCCCCGCCCGCGCCCAGGGCGTCGGCGCCACGCTCCCCGCCTCCTGGAGCGACCAGCTGCACGCCGCGCTGCTCGGCCTCGGGTACGCCACCCGCGAGGCCGACGAGGCCGTCGCGCTCGTCACCCCGCAGGCCGAGGCCGCCGTCGCGGAAGGGCTGCAGCCACCCGTGCCGCAGCTGCTGCGCGCCGCGCTCCAGAGCCTGAACAGGACCCGCTGAGCGGCGCCGGGGCGGGTGCCCCGCGCGGAACGACCCCGCCGGGCCGGCCCGGCGGGACAGAGTGGACGCTGAGACCGAGTGAACGACGGTGAGACAGAGTGAGCATCGGCGGGACAGAGTGAACTGGGACGACACCGGCGCCGACACACGGACGCCCCACGACGAGGACGACAGGGACGACCGGCTCG includes these proteins:
- the ruvC gene encoding crossover junction endodeoxyribonuclease RuvC produces the protein MRVLGVDPGLTRCGIGVVEGVAGRPLTMLGVGVVRTPADAEIGMRLVAIEQGIEAWLDEHKPELVAVERVFAQHNVRTVMGTAQASAVAMLCASRRGIPVALHTPSEVKAAVTGSGRADKAQVGAMVTRLLRLAAPPKPADAADALALAICHIWRAPALNRLQQAHAAARPSRIPATAPVRKVPR
- the ruvA gene encoding Holliday junction branch migration protein RuvA: MIAFVSGPVAALAPTTAVIEVGGIGMAVQCTPGTLARLRIGEDAKLATSLVVREDSLTLYGFADDDERQVFELLQTASGVGPRLAQAMLAVHSPDTLRIAVANGDEKTLTAVPGIGKRGAQKLLLELKDRLGAPVGPARAQGVGATLPASWSDQLHAALLGLGYATREADEAVALVTPQAEAAVAEGLQPPVPQLLRAALQSLNRTR